AGGAATGGGTTCAATTGGAGCAATGAAAAGAGGCAGTAAAGATAGATATTTCCAGAGCAATGTAGAAGAAACAGAAAAGCTGGTACCAGAAGGTGTAGAAGGAATGGTGCCTTATAAAGGAAAAGCAAAAGAAGTAATTTATCAATTGCTTGGCGGATTAAAGGCTGGAATGGGATATATAGGCGCAAAAAATATTGCAGAATTGCATGAAAAAGCAGAATTTATAAAAATCACAGCTGCAAGTATGAAAGAAAGTCATCCTCATGATATATCCATCACCAAAGAATCGCCAAATTATTCAATAAAGTAATACTATTTATGATGCGGCTACATTTGTAGCCGCATTATATATATAATAAATTATTGGACAATTTTTAATTTTTGTGGTATAATTTTGTTCGTAAAACTAACAAAGGGGTGATACAGTGACTTTCGCCATTTCAATTGCTCATTTTTTAGCCGACTTTTTAAACTCTTTCTTTAAACCGTTAGGTCCATACTTCATTGAAAGATATAATATTGACAGTAGAACATTTACAAGCTTACTTTCTTTAATAGGTGCATTGTCATCGATTTTGCAAATATTTTTTGGATTATATTTTGATAGGAGAAAACGCGATGGTGTATATATTATTTCTATATTGATAATGGAAATAATATTGATTTCTATCTTAGGATTTGTAAACAGTTTCTGGATTTCACTGATAGTAATATTTTTTACAAGATTGTTTAATTCTGCTTTTCATCCTATTGGTGCCAGTTTTGCAGGAAGAGAGAACAAAGGACATCATATTGCCTGGTTCTCAGTATTTGGAACATTTGGAGCTGCAATGGGACCAATATTTATTACAATGTATCTCAGCATAGTTGGATTTGAAAAAATCTATTACGTTGGGCTTATAGCATTATTATTTATTCCTTATTTATATAAAAAATTATGGAAATATGAAAAACAACAAATAGCAGAAAAAAGATTCCCTCAACTTTCTGAAGCACTTACATTAATTCCTATTTTTTTAATGGTAACCCTAAGAGGTTTTGTAATGGATATATTCCATACATTTGTACCTATATACGTTAATTTGCACGGTGCCAGTCTTGTTGTAGGTGGTGCTACTTTAAGTATTGGTATGATTATCGGAATGTTTACCAATTTCTATGGAACAAAATTAATGGAAAAAATAGGTATTAGGTTTATAAATTTAATTGGTTTCCTTGGAATGGGTATTGCCGGTATATTATTATTAATGGTTGATACATCATTTTTAAGAATAATAGCCTTTGCATTATTTGATGCCTTTGGATTTTTAACAATGTCAGCAAATATTGTTGAGGCACAGAGTCTAATGCCTAAAAATAAAAGTTTTGCTTCATCGGTATCAATGGGATTTGCCTGGGCTATAGGAAATTTCATATCCAGTGGATATGCTGCAATTTTTGGAAATAACGTCTCTTTTGTTTTATATAGCGTTAGCATATTTTCCATATTTCTTGGTATAATATATCCTATATACTATAAAAATAAAAAAAGATTTAATAATTAAATTTCAGGAGGTGTGAAAATGAAGTGGGATTTAACTTTTTTCTATGATTCACCAGAAAATGAACAAATTAAAAAGGATTTTGAAAATGCGCTTGAAGGAGCAAAAAAGTTAAAAGAAAAATATTATCCTATACTTTCTTCAAAAGAATTATCAGCTAAAGAGGTTAAAAATTTTCTTGAAGAATTGGAAAAACTTATTGAAAAACCATATTTTGCAATGCAATATGCAAGTTTATTATACTCTGCAAATACTCAGGATAAAACAGCTCAAAAATTAGTTGCTATGGGACAGGATTACCTTACAAAAGGAGAAATGGAACTTTCATTCTGGAAACCTGTATTATTAAGCCATTCACTTGAAAAGCTTGAAGAATTAAAAAATTCACCTGAATTAGAAAAGTATAAACATGTACTTGAAGTATTAATTGAAGAAAAACCTCATGTTTTAAGTGAAGACGCTGAAAAAGCTTTATCTGCTTTAGAACCTGCTGGAAGAAGAGCATTTAGCAAGTTATATGAAAAATTAGTTTCCTCATATACATTTGAAATTGAAATTGACGGTGAATTAAAAACAATGACAGGTGCTGAAATTCGTTCATTAAGACAACATCCTGACAAAGATTTAAGACAAAAAGCAATGAAAATGTTCTTTGAAAGATATGAAAAGGATAAAATCATATTAGAAAGCACATTTAATTCAGTTGCAAAATATTACGATACAGAAAGCAAATTAAGAAACTATCCAGAACCAATTTCCATGAGAAATATGGCAAATGAGGTTAAAGATGAAATTGTAAAAATGGTAATAGATGTAACCACAGAGCAAACACCTATTGTTCATAAATACTATAAATGGAAAAGAGATTTCCTTGGATACGATATAACCCTTGCTGACATCTATGCACCATTAAAACCGGTAAAAAAGGAAATATCCTTTGAAGATGCAAAAAAATTGGTACTTGATGCCTACTATGAATTTGACAAAGAGATTGGGGATATTGTAAAATCATTCTTTGATGAAAACAGAATTGATTCTGAAATTCAACCTGGAAAACGTGGTGGAGCATTCTGTTCATATAATATTCCTAACTACAAACCATTTATATTACTCAACTATACAGGAAACATGAGAGATGTAATGACATTAGCACATGAACTAGGACATGGTGTGCATGGGACATTATCTTCAAAACAGTCATTATTAAATTATCATACACCATTAACAATGGCAGAAGTAGCTTCTGTATTTGGCGAAATGCTCGTAATGGACAAATTACTAAAGGAATTAGAAGGCGAAGAAAAACAGATGTTTATAGCTTCAAAAATAGAGGATATGTTCGCAACAATGTTCAGGCAAAACATGTTTGCTAGATTCGAAATACAGTCACACAAAATGATTGATGAAAATGGAATGGCTTCATGGGAAGAATTGTCAGAATTATATGAAAAAGAATTAAAAATAATGTTTGGTGATTCTGTAAAAATCCCTGAAGAATACAAATACGAATGGAGCACAATACCTCATATGCTTGCAGTACCATTCTATGTATATGCATATAACTTTGCAAATCTTCTTGTAATTGCATTATATGAAAAATATCTTGAAGAAGGAAAAGCATTTATCCCGAAATATAAAGAATTATTATCCAGCGGTGGAAATGCAGCTCCAGAAAAATTACTTGAAAAACTGGATATTGATATTACTAAAAAAGAATTCTGGGAAAAAGGCTTTAAATATATAGAAAGAGAACTAATTAATAAGTTATAAAAAGAAAACAGCCATATATTATGTGTCTGATAGACTGAAAACAAACCTCTTTGCTAAATCAAGCAAAGAGGTTTGTTGTTCTAAATATGCGACAAAAAAAGAAAAATTAATTATAATTTTACTCGGATTTCACATTATATATTGATATCTTTTTTTCTTTTTGATATAATGATTGTGAAATAAATAATTAAAAACTAATATCTTTTGATTATAGTGTAACAAATATTAAAAATATATATTTGTTAGGTTTTATTATGAATTATTAGTTATAAATTTCACAATATTATCAATGATATTATTATAATAGCTGGTATAAATGGATATAGTTACAGAAAAAAATCTTTAAAAACCGTTATTCAAATCAATATTATAAGTAAGAGGTCAATTTTTTACCCCAGGGGGTCAAAAGTTATTAGTTGACATTTGCATTCAGTCGGCTGAGTTCTTCTGGTACCAGATGAAATATACGATAGAACTTTCTTAATTATATTATAAAAACTCTTTGAAAACATTTTCTCAAACTTTAATATAATACTTAATCAAAGGAGGAGGAGTCTTATGAAGAATAAAAATATATTTTTTATAGAAATTTTTATAACCCTTAGTCTTTTTAGTGTCTTTTTTACTTTTTCAAGTATTAATTTAGCATCTATGCTTGGAATCTCAAAACATGCAGCTGAAAAGGTTATAGATATCATTGATACATTTTCAACGGTAACAACAATTATTTCAATTATTACAGCAGTTATTGGAGCAGGAGCAATTACAGCAGGACTTGTTGCTGTTGCAAAAAAAATGATAAAAAAATATGGCAAAAGATATGCAACTATGTGGTAATCTTTTTTAATTAAAAAGGGAAGAATGATTTAATCATTCTTCCCTTTTCAAGGAGGAGATAAATATCAAATTACTCATAAAATATTGGATAAATAATTTTAAAATAGTTGAAGATACATTTATAAACTCCTTTATTTTTTTGTTCATATATATTTTCATGATCTTAAGTTCTTTTTTTCTATATATTTTTCTTCTAGATAAAAATAATTTTTTAATAATTTATTTTTTTTCATTTCTATTATTTGACTATAATTTTCCTAATATTATTTCACTATTAAAACAGTATAGAAATGTACATTATTTAGTATCCAGGGAAGTTACTGCTAAATATGTTATATTTACTTTTTTAAGATTGAATCTTTTTAGCAGTATATTTATTATTTCAAATATATTGTTATTTTTATTATATTACAATGATTATAAAAAACTATTATTTTTGTTAATTAATTTTTTACTTCAAATTACCTTATTTTTTGTGAAAATATATACAAAGAAGGAAAAGTATATACTTATAGTTTTTGTTTTTCTTTATTTATTGTATATTTTAAAAATAAACATATTATTTTTTATTCCTGTTATTATTATTAATGTTATATTTTTATATCGCACATGGTTTTCACAATTAAAAAATATAATTATTAATGATAAAAAGTTTTCAGAATACCTTTTTTATTCAGAAAAAATTACTTCATGTCACTCTTTAATACTTTTTTTTAAGAGATTACCATTAAAAGAGTATGCTGAATTCATATTCGTTTGTTTTGGAGCAATTATTACCTATCATTTTTTTGGATTATATTCAGCAGAATATTTTTTAATAATTTTGTTACTAGCAGAATTAGAGATAGTTTTTGAAAAAAATTTTTTGAATTTTGACAGAGAATATAGTAAATATATATTTTTTAAAACCACAATACGTCCATATAAAAATTGGTTTCTTAATTCATATGAATTGAAAATAGGAATTATTTTTACCGTTATTATATTTTTATTTTTGTTTTTTATAGTATTTTCTGAAGGATTAAATTTTTATATTTTATTATTTTTTATAAATCTTCTTTTACTAATGGTGTACATAGTAAAATCTTATATTTTCGTTTATTACAAATCTCTTGAAAATAAAAGAAAAATAAATCATTATTTTTTGTTTGCATTTATAATATTTGTAGCAATAATTTTTCAAGTTCCTGATATGTATAGTAAAATCTTTTTTAAAATCCAAGGGTATCGCAAAATATATGGAGAATTCTTTAAAATTACCTTTTTGATGATTTTAAATATATTTAATATCCATAAACTGATATCTGATTATATTTTTAAAAAAAGGTGAATGTATGCCAAGAAAAAGACATATTTCTATTTATCTAATATTGTACCTATTTTTATGTTTTGAATTAATATATTTTTATGATAAGATATTTTGTTTATCCGGGGAAATATATGCAATACCACAAAAACATAGCTTTAAATTAGCTATTGATATTATATTAAATAATTTAAAAAATTTTATATCTTATATATTTTTATTTCCTTTAATGCCAGTATTCTGGATAATTGATCTATTTTCAACAACCTGGAGTATTTATATTGGTATAAAATCAGTAGGTTTATATAATACTTTTGATAAACTTTTTCCACATATTGTTATAGAATTTCCAAATTATATTATCTATTCTTATATATCCTATTGCCTTATGCTTAATTTTTATAGATTTAAATACAATGTGATTTTAAAAATATTTTCTGAATATAAGAGCATTTTATTAATAAATATTTTTTCTATTATAATAAGTGGGTTTGTAGAAGGTTTAATATCCTAATAAATAATAGGAGGAAAATTCTAAATGCTTGAACTTAAAAACTGCTCTAAGAAATATGGAAATAAAGTTATTTTTGAAAATGTATCCTATACTTTTTATAATAATATATATTGGTTAAAAGGAGAAAACGGAATAGGAAAAAGTGTATTTCTTAGATGCCTTTCAAATATAGAAGAATTTAGTGAAGGAATATATAAAAATAATTTTAAAAAAATTTTGTATATTCCAGAATTTTCACTTAATGAAGACTGGCTAACATTAGAAGAAAATATAAGATTATTTATGTATTATCATAATATAAAAATTACAGAAAATACCTTTAAAGAGATTTTAAAAAAATTAAATATAAATGATTTTTCCATATTTCCTTATAAAGCGTCTATGGGGACAAATTTAAAAACAATTTTTTCATTAATTTTTATACCAAAAGTGTGGAGTTTAATTGTAATTGATGAAACTCTTTCTCATATTGATATAAAAACACAAAATATTATATTTAATGAGTTAAAAAAAAGAGTATCTGAAGGAACAATAATAATATTTACTTATCACGGAATTTTAAATAGTCATAAATTTATAGAATTAACCTTAAAAAAGGAAGGGATATTTTGTGATTAAAAAAGAACACATTATTTTTCTTTTAACTTATATTGGTGCATTATATATATTTATTTCTTTTATTTTTGAATATTTTCAAAATAATCCTGAAATGAAAAAAAATATTGTTGATTTAGCTCAAAATATAGATATAAATATTTTATATTTAGATAAAATAATTATAGTTATTTCTTTTATTATTTTTTTCTTTTCATTTGTAATAGAGATATGGTTAAATAAATTATTTTTTGATTTTTTCTATTTGAAAATTAAAGAATTAAAGTTAGCAATAGGTATTTTAATAAGTAACATCTTCTCTATATTGATAGGTATCTTCCTTTTAAAAATAAAAATAAAATTTTATATATTACTTGTATTTACAAATTTTATTGGAATACTGATAATGATTATTTTATTTTCTGACGAATTAAAAAATAAAAAATTGTATTATGGTATATTTTTTGGCATAGTATATAGTATAAATTTTGTTATCCATTATTTTGGTAAATAAACCTTATTTTTTAAAATTAATATGGTCACCTTTTTGGTGACCATATTAATTTTATTCTTCTACCCAAACAGAGACAGAACCTCCATTAACTTTAAATTCTGCCCATCCATAATCATTTGTCCAAATTTCCTCTTTTATATTCCCCAGCAAATCTATAAACTTTGTTTTTTTCTTTCCAACATACATCCATTTGCTTCCACCAGGACCATCCGAAAGTATTACTGCCATGCTTTTTGGGTGTTCTTCGTCTCCCAATCTTGTCCAACCAATTATGTCTTGGTGATCTAAATAATCATATTGCTTTCCATATGAATATAACTTTCTTGCTTCAATAAGTTTTTTAATTGTCCCATATTGTTCTTTTATTCCAGGAGCACCATACATATCCCCATAAAAAACACATGGATAACCATCTTTTCGCAATAGAATCATTGCATAAGCTAAAGGTTTAAACCAATCCTGTACAGGAGAAGATAAAGACTGACCAGGCTGTGTGTCATGATTTTCAACAAAAGTAACAGCTTTTATAGGATTTTTCTGAACAAGTGTTCCATTAAAAATATTTCTCATGTCATAATAGCCCCCAGAATTCGATGCCTCGTAAAAATGTTGATGCAATGGAACATCAAAGAGAGACATTCTACCTTCTGTTTTTGATATATAATTTTCTAGTTTATTAATATCTGTACTCCAATATTCTCCAACTGTAAATAATTCTTTTCCTAATACATTTCTCATATAATCCAGCCAATCATTAAAAAAACTAAATTTTATGTGTTTTACAGCATCTAATCTAAATCCATCAATTTTTGTAAAATTAACATACCATTTACCCCATTTTTTAAGTTCTTGTACAACTTCAGGATGATCCATATCAAGATCTGCACCCATTAAATAATCATAATTAAAATTTTCATCATCCACTTCCCAATCCCATGCCTTTCCAATTCCATTAAACCTGAATATAGCTTTTTCACCAGTGTTTTGATCCCAATCTACACCATCAAAATGATACCATCTCCATTTAAAATCTGAATATTTATTATTTCGTCCTGGAAAATTAAAAAGTGTCCATGCTTTTATTGTTTTATTTTCAATTTCAATATTCCTATTATTCCATGAAACTTTTGTTGCATTAACCCATTCTGTATTATCTGCTCCCATTTTATGATTAAATACAATATCGCCATAAACCTGTATATTATATAAATGGGCATTTTCAATTAATTTTAAATATTGTTCTTTCGTTCCGTATTTTGTTGAAATAGTACCTTTTTGATTGAATTCTCCAAGATCATACAAATCATAGACTCCATACCCCACATCACTTTTTCCTGCCTGCCCTTTATATGCTGGTGGAAGCCATAATGCCGTTATCCCCATTAAGGCTAAATCTGGAATTTTTTTTGATAACTCTACCCATAATCCGCTTTTGGTTTTCTCATTATATTCTGGCAAATACCATTGAAAGGCCTGTAGCATTACACCATTTACAGCTTTTATATATTTTTCAACTTTTATATAATGAGTATCATCATAAAAAGTTATTTTATAAGTGGTGTAAGGTTCAACTTCATAATCATTAGCGGGATAACTTTCTTTCCAATCACCAAAATGATCTATCTTAAATCTTGGTTTTCCATAACCATCTCCATTATTAAATTTAATTATAATTTGCCATGTATGAGGACCTATTTTAGACATATGAGTAATTCCCCAATTGTTTGGTGTGCCTCTAAAATATGCATTCCCCCATTCACTTTTAACTTCTTTTAAAATTTGTTTCTTTTCATGATATGATGTTTTCAGAGTTTGGTTAACACATCCATTTAAAATGAAAAAAAAAGATAAAAAAAACATAAAAACAAAAGTTACCACTAACTTTTTCATTTTTCCTCTCCTTTCATAAAAGATGTTATTTTTTTTTAAGTATAGAAATTATATAATTCTTAGTTTAATTTTAAAAAGATAGAAAATAAAAGTTAATATACAAAAATTAAAAATATCACCTTATAATCAATAATAAAAACAAATAATACATCATAATAATAAAAAACTCTAATGCAGGTATTAAATATAATAAATACCCACATTAGAGAAAAGTAATTAAATTTATTACTGTATTAAATTTCTTATAGCTACATTCAATGTTGTTGTTAATGATAAGGTTAAATTATATTTATTTAATTCTGGAGAATAGAATCCTGCAAATTCAAAATTTAAAGGAATCATTGAATCGGTTAAGAAATAAAGTTTTGGCGATAATACAATTGATGTCCCTAATAAATTCTTTTCATCGGTATATTTATATAAAGCATTCAATGATATATTTACATTACCTAAAGAAAATAGATTATATACATTTAAACGATTTTCAGCATAAAAAGTCTGATGAAACAATTCAACATCCAATCCATAATAATATTTAACCTTGCTAAATTCAAAAGTAAATGTATTTGGAAATTCTTCATCAAATATTACTTCCCTGCCATTAAGCGCATTAAACATCTCAGCATTTGAATATGCAGCTTCTATACTGAAAGAATTAAAAAACTTTGAATAATTATCAAAGAAATATGCTGCATTTCCAATAATTCCATAATTATATTCATTATCTTCATTCATAAAATAATAACTACCATTTGTATATAATCCTGAATTAAATAATTCAGAAACTTCAAATCCAGTATATACATAATAATTTTCTAAATCAAAAAGTTTTAAACCACCATAAAAAGCTTTATTCCCTGTTAATATTTTTGAAGGTAATCCTATATCAAGTTTTTGAGATAATGCAAATAATAAATCAACATTAAATTCCTGAAATTTATTAATATAATCAAATGAAAAGTCCGATGAAAGTGAAAGCCATGGTGACGGATTGTATTTACCAATAAAATAAATACCTTCATATATTAGTTTTTTATCAAACCATGAATAGAAATCTTTTGGTTTTTTCATTAATGAAAAATATCCTACACCTAAAGAATAATATGGATATGCTTCAAATGCTAAATAAGCCGTACTTTTTGATTCTAAAATATTTATTGGTTCATAATCTGTTTCAAAATTTATAGAATACGAATCATAATCTGAATAATTTGAATTTTCAGGAATTAAATTTGATTTTATTATTACAGGATAATGATTGTTTCTTCTATTCACATCAAATGTATGCATATCAGGATCAATATCTATTCTTTTTATATTGGAAATATCGTATTTTAATACGGTACTATCTGTTGTTACAAAATCTATTGTAGCCTCTTTAGTTATAACCTGAACTCTAACTGGAACATGCTTATTATCTAAATCTATAACGAAATGATTATCCTGATATTTTATTGATGGATCGAAATTCTCTTTACTTTCAAATAAATCATATACAATTTCTTTTTTAACTCCATTCTTTATAAGAAATTCATAAAATTCTTCCTCTGAAGGATCTTTCTCATTATATTGTTTATAATACTTCGCAAGTAGTTCTGTGAATTTCTTTCTGGTTAATAGTTCTTCTAAAGAAAATAATGCTCTTTTTCCTTTTATATAATAAATTGAGGAAGCAAAGTTATATGGAATTTCATCAATGTTATCAGAAACTGCATTTTCTATATCAAAATACTCTAAATAAAATATACTTTTTTGATCCATTTCTGAAAATGTTTTGGGCATATTTTTAACAAGAGATTCTGTTAAAAAATCTGGCAAATAAAAGTTCATTAATGGATCATTATCATACTTTTCAAACATGGAAATATGCGCAGAATAATCTGCAAAAGCCTCACTCATGAAATTATTGTCAAAAAAATCAACGCCAACACCTATTCCAAACCAGAGATGTGCCAATTCATGTGATACTACATAAAATGTAAGTGGCTCAGTCAATCCCGGCAATAATAAATCTGCTGTGGTAAAAAATCCATCCCCAAGCAAAAACATTCCATCTGCTGCCATTCCATACATTCCCGGATATGGATCCTGAACTACATTTATATGAGAATACTTTAATTTCCCATAATTTTCTGTATGTATTTCAAGCGCTTTTATTACATGCGTTGCCATTACAGCAGCTCTTTGTTCCTGGCCTTTTTTATACCAGATAGAAATTTCATAATCTCTGGCTTTAAGCTTTAATTCATTATAAACGTTTTTTTTCACAAACACTATTGGAAAAGAACGAAATTTTCCTTCTGAAACATAATAACCATCTATATATTTGCCAGAAAAT
This is a stretch of genomic DNA from Marinitoga piezophila KA3. It encodes these proteins:
- a CDS encoding alpha-amylase, yielding MKKLVVTFVFMFFLSFFFILNGCVNQTLKTSYHEKKQILKEVKSEWGNAYFRGTPNNWGITHMSKIGPHTWQIIIKFNNGDGYGKPRFKIDHFGDWKESYPANDYEVEPYTTYKITFYDDTHYIKVEKYIKAVNGVMLQAFQWYLPEYNEKTKSGLWVELSKKIPDLALMGITALWLPPAYKGQAGKSDVGYGVYDLYDLGEFNQKGTISTKYGTKEQYLKLIENAHLYNIQVYGDIVFNHKMGADNTEWVNATKVSWNNRNIEIENKTIKAWTLFNFPGRNNKYSDFKWRWYHFDGVDWDQNTGEKAIFRFNGIGKAWDWEVDDENFNYDYLMGADLDMDHPEVVQELKKWGKWYVNFTKIDGFRLDAVKHIKFSFFNDWLDYMRNVLGKELFTVGEYWSTDINKLENYISKTEGRMSLFDVPLHQHFYEASNSGGYYDMRNIFNGTLVQKNPIKAVTFVENHDTQPGQSLSSPVQDWFKPLAYAMILLRKDGYPCVFYGDMYGAPGIKEQYGTIKKLIEARKLYSYGKQYDYLDHQDIIGWTRLGDEEHPKSMAVILSDGPGGSKWMYVGKKKTKFIDLLGNIKEEIWTNDYGWAEFKVNGGSVSVWVEE
- a CDS encoding M3 family oligoendopeptidase, which codes for MKWDLTFFYDSPENEQIKKDFENALEGAKKLKEKYYPILSSKELSAKEVKNFLEELEKLIEKPYFAMQYASLLYSANTQDKTAQKLVAMGQDYLTKGEMELSFWKPVLLSHSLEKLEELKNSPELEKYKHVLEVLIEEKPHVLSEDAEKALSALEPAGRRAFSKLYEKLVSSYTFEIEIDGELKTMTGAEIRSLRQHPDKDLRQKAMKMFFERYEKDKIILESTFNSVAKYYDTESKLRNYPEPISMRNMANEVKDEIVKMVIDVTTEQTPIVHKYYKWKRDFLGYDITLADIYAPLKPVKKEISFEDAKKLVLDAYYEFDKEIGDIVKSFFDENRIDSEIQPGKRGGAFCSYNIPNYKPFILLNYTGNMRDVMTLAHELGHGVHGTLSSKQSLLNYHTPLTMAEVASVFGEMLVMDKLLKELEGEEKQMFIASKIEDMFATMFRQNMFARFEIQSHKMIDENGMASWEELSELYEKELKIMFGDSVKIPEEYKYEWSTIPHMLAVPFYVYAYNFANLLVIALYEKYLEEGKAFIPKYKELLSSGGNAAPEKLLEKLDIDITKKEFWEKGFKYIERELINKL
- a CDS encoding integral membrane protein; amino-acid sequence: MPRKRHISIYLILYLFLCFELIYFYDKIFCLSGEIYAIPQKHSFKLAIDIILNNLKNFISYIFLFPLMPVFWIIDLFSTTWSIYIGIKSVGLYNTFDKLFPHIVIEFPNYIIYSYISYCLMLNFYRFKYNVILKIFSEYKSILLINIFSIIISGFVEGLIS
- a CDS encoding M1 family aminopeptidase codes for the protein MKKVLLIIMVILSFVIVFSAKYTIDLTFLPDEAAVWGNMTVELENGEKPQFILYPNLDSKDNPYLNALFESNSKTKMEILTVTDEKNEPLDYTIGDYNSKYLRKYQLKNSVLLVKTDKRKIHIKFKTYFVKMNGADNVAYQDIFIWRFGWYPMILPENGGYVLKAHNIKVRFNSINNKDYIPVFSGKYIDGYYVSEGKFRSFPIVFVKKNVYNELKLKARDYEISIWYKKGQEQRAAVMATHVIKALEIHTENYGKLKYSHINVVQDPYPGMYGMAADGMFLLGDGFFTTADLLLPGLTEPLTFYVVSHELAHLWFGIGVGVDFFDNNFMSEAFADYSAHISMFEKYDNDPLMNFYLPDFLTESLVKNMPKTFSEMDQKSIFYLEYFDIENAVSDNIDEIPYNFASSIYYIKGKRALFSLEELLTRKKFTELLAKYYKQYNEKDPSEEEFYEFLIKNGVKKEIVYDLFESKENFDPSIKYQDNHFVIDLDNKHVPVRVQVITKEATIDFVTTDSTVLKYDISNIKRIDIDPDMHTFDVNRRNNHYPVIIKSNLIPENSNYSDYDSYSINFETDYEPINILESKSTAYLAFEAYPYYSLGVGYFSLMKKPKDFYSWFDKKLIYEGIYFIGKYNPSPWLSLSSDFSFDYINKFQEFNVDLLFALSQKLDIGLPSKILTGNKAFYGGLKLFDLENYYVYTGFEVSELFNSGLYTNGSYYFMNEDNEYNYGIIGNAAYFFDNYSKFFNSFSIEAAYSNAEMFNALNGREVIFDEEFPNTFTFEFSKVKYYYGLDVELFHQTFYAENRLNVYNLFSLGNVNISLNALYKYTDEKNLLGTSIVLSPKLYFLTDSMIPLNFEFAGFYSPELNKYNLTLSLTTTLNVAIRNLIQ
- a CDS encoding MFS transporter, which codes for MTFAISIAHFLADFLNSFFKPLGPYFIERYNIDSRTFTSLLSLIGALSSILQIFFGLYFDRRKRDGVYIISILIMEIILISILGFVNSFWISLIVIFFTRLFNSAFHPIGASFAGRENKGHHIAWFSVFGTFGAAMGPIFITMYLSIVGFEKIYYVGLIALLFIPYLYKKLWKYEKQQIAEKRFPQLSEALTLIPIFLMVTLRGFVMDIFHTFVPIYVNLHGASLVVGGATLSIGMIIGMFTNFYGTKLMEKIGIRFINLIGFLGMGIAGILLLMVDTSFLRIIAFALFDAFGFLTMSANIVEAQSLMPKNKSFASSVSMGFAWAIGNFISSGYAAIFGNNVSFVLYSVSIFSIFLGIIYPIYYKNKKRFNN
- a CDS encoding ATP-binding cassette domain-containing protein, whose translation is MLELKNCSKKYGNKVIFENVSYTFYNNIYWLKGENGIGKSVFLRCLSNIEEFSEGIYKNNFKKILYIPEFSLNEDWLTLEENIRLFMYYHNIKITENTFKEILKKLNINDFSIFPYKASMGTNLKTIFSLIFIPKVWSLIVIDETLSHIDIKTQNIIFNELKKRVSEGTIIIFTYHGILNSHKFIELTLKKEGIFCD
- a CDS encoding uberolysin/carnocyclin family circular bacteriocin; translation: MKNKNIFFIEIFITLSLFSVFFTFSSINLASMLGISKHAAEKVIDIIDTFSTVTTIISIITAVIGAGAITAGLVAVAKKMIKKYGKRYATMW